ACAAAGATGTATAGAAAGATGCAGGCCACACAGCCTATTGCAAACCAGCTGAAAGCGTCCTAAGAACAGGATTAAACTTGGGTTAGGCACTGTATAAGCCATGAACTCTGCTCATACTCACTATAAACTCCAGCAGCATGGCAAAGAGGAACAAAAAGACCGCACAGAAGAACGTTGAGAAGGACATCAGTGGACGGCGATTGACGCGCTCCATGAGCATGGGACCCAGCAACGAGGTGGCCAAGTTAAGGCATCCAGCACCCAGATTAGCCCACTCTGATGCCTGAGCGCTTAAGCCCGCCTTGCGGAAGATGGAAACCGAGTAGTAGAAGATCTGCAAAGaagaattgcaattgaaacgATCTAGACTACGACTCGATTGTGGACAACGCACCGCATTGATGCCAGACAACTGCTGGCCACCCAGATAGGCGCAGACAATGATCAGAGGCAGACGCAGCTGGGGATTGCGCAGCACCTGGAGGAATGTGGCCGGCTCGCTCTCCACCTTGGCCTCCTGCTCCATCTCGTTGAGTTCCGCTTGCAGCGCTTCGCTGTCTGCCGCATAACCACGCAGGAGTTGGAGCTGCTGAGCCGCTTGCTGTTTGCGTCCCTTGACAATGTAGAGCCACTTGGGACTCTCAGGATACCACTTGAAGGGAGCATAGCAAACGACCACAAAGATGCCACAGATGGCCAATGCCACATGCCAATGCTGTGCGGTACCCAGCACGGATTGCAAACTGCAGATCTGCGATATAACAACGCCAACTGTGAGACCCATGGGGCAGAGAGGGGCCAACTTGCTGCGCTGCGACAAGGCGGCTAGTTCGCTGTGATACATCGGCATGCAAGCGGTAATCAAGCCTCCGGCAAGACCCACAAGCAAACGACCCAAAAGCAACAATTCCACAGAGTTCAACGGTCGACAGATGTAGAAGAAGATGGAGCCAAGCAAGAGGAGCACGCCACAAATGTAGAAGCTGCCGCGACGTCCAAATTTGTTGGCAATAGCGGCGCCCGTCACCGAACCCACAGCGCCGCCCACTAGAAAAATGGACACCACAGCAGACCAAAGTAGCTCCAGGGCACCGTCAGTCAACTCCCAATCGTAGCGTGCCTTCAGCGTCTGCTGACACCAAGCTCTCATGTGCTAGGGAGGAAGATTGAGTTAGAGACTTGGCAGCGTCTTCTCTCTTCGAAGTCCACTTACCACGGCTGGACTG
This is a stretch of genomic DNA from Drosophila albomicans strain 15112-1751.03 chromosome 3, ASM965048v2, whole genome shotgun sequence. It encodes these proteins:
- the LOC117566977 gene encoding solute carrier family 2, facilitated glucose transporter member 3 isoform X2, with the protein product MAAESAKRLEREQPRWTWSLNLAGFGATIGAAVPIGYCTGVVNSPAVHMRAWCQQTLKARYDWELTDGALELLWSAVVSIFLVGGAVGSVTGAAIANKFGRRGSFYICGVLLLLGSIFFYICRPLNSVELLLLGRLLVGLAGGLITACMPMYHSELAALSQRSKLAPLCPMGLTVGVVISQICSLQSVLGTAQHWHVALAICGIFVVVCYAPFKWYPESPKWLYIVKGRKQQAAQQLQLLRGYAADSEALQAELNEMEQEAKVESEPATFLQVLRNPQLRLPLIIVCAYLGGQQLSGINAIFYYSVSIFRKAGLSAQASEWANLGAGCLNLATSLLGPMLMERVNRRPLMSFSTFFCAVFLFLFAMLLEFIDAFSWFAIGCVACIFLYIFVFQFGLGPLPFFIGAELFEVAPRSAAMSLGSVVYWMCNLFIGMAFPTLQNAWGALVFLPFSINCLLLFLLTRRYLPETRGRDPSEVAPLVADGFKSKRSRQ
- the LOC117566977 gene encoding solute carrier family 2, facilitated glucose transporter member 3 isoform X1, with protein sequence MAAESAKRLVSEGHARSEAMETSTTLPLQEREQPRWTWSLNLAGFGATIGAAVPIGYCTGVVNSPAVHMRAWCQQTLKARYDWELTDGALELLWSAVVSIFLVGGAVGSVTGAAIANKFGRRGSFYICGVLLLLGSIFFYICRPLNSVELLLLGRLLVGLAGGLITACMPMYHSELAALSQRSKLAPLCPMGLTVGVVISQICSLQSVLGTAQHWHVALAICGIFVVVCYAPFKWYPESPKWLYIVKGRKQQAAQQLQLLRGYAADSEALQAELNEMEQEAKVESEPATFLQVLRNPQLRLPLIIVCAYLGGQQLSGINAIFYYSVSIFRKAGLSAQASEWANLGAGCLNLATSLLGPMLMERVNRRPLMSFSTFFCAVFLFLFAMLLEFIDAFSWFAIGCVACIFLYIFVFQFGLGPLPFFIGAELFEVAPRSAAMSLGSVVYWMCNLFIGMAFPTLQNAWGALVFLPFSINCLLLFLLTRRYLPETRGRDPSEVAPLVADGFKSKRSRQ